The following coding sequences lie in one Colius striatus isolate bColStr4 chromosome 14, bColStr4.1.hap1, whole genome shotgun sequence genomic window:
- the IRX3 gene encoding iroquois-class homeodomain protein IRX-3, with the protein MSFPQLGYQYIRPIYPAERPGSGGSRGGAELAPSGTLSNVLSSMYGAPYAAAAAAQGYGAFLPYAAELPIFPQLGAQYELKESPGVQHAAFPHHHPAFYPYGQYQFGDPSRPKNATRESTSTLKAWLNEHRKNPYPTKGEKIMLAIITKMTLTQVSTWFANARRRLKKENKMTWAPRSRTDEEGNSYGSDHEGEEDKREDEEEIDLENIDTENIESTKDELEDELQDADLLHSDSKTDSEGSEGFEDLPGSDERYLKASEGEPHHLRHHHLHQHHHHHHHHKCELPAAPASAGLEPLKPPLQPLPHHLSSPSSASSSAASSPTDGALAGTLPKPKIWSLAETATSPDNPRKSPGGGSPPAAAPQPLPLPPPPPHRLVSSCPLGKFPNWTNRAFPAHHHHHHPAPHPLALLNTPHLLGLGAAPAAPSAAAAFTRPADQAQSTEPAGADRSSALEVEKKLIKTAFQPVQRRPQNQLDAAMVLSALSSS; encoded by the exons ATGTCTTTCCCCCAGCTGGGCTACCAGTACATCAGGCCGATTTACCCGGCGGAGCGCccggggagcggcggctccCGCGGCGGCGCCGAGCTGGCCCCGTCCGGGACCCTCTCCAACGTGCTCTCCTCCATGTACGGCGCGCCCtacgccgccgccgccgccgcccagGGCTACGGAGCCTTCCTGCCCTACGCCGCGGAGCTGCCCATCTTCCCCCAGCTG GGTGCCCAGTACGAGCTGAAGGAGAGCCCGGGAGTCCAGCACGCCGCCttcccccaccaccaccccgCCTTCTACCCCTACGGCCAGTACCAGTTTGGGGACCCGTCGCGACCCAAGAACGCTACCCGCGAGAGCACCAGCACCCTCAAGGCCTGGCTCAACGAGCACCGGAAAAACCCCTACCCCACCAAGGGCGAGAAGATCATGCTGGCCATCATCACCAAAATGACCCTCACCCAGGTCTCCACCTGGTTTGCCAACGCTCGGCGGCGGCTcaaaaaggagaacaaaatgACCTGGGCCCCCCGCAGCCGGACGGACGAGGAGGGCAACTCCTACGGGAGCGACCACGAGGGGGAAGAGGACAAGAGAGAGGACGAGGAGGAGATCGACCTGGAGAACATCGACACCGAGAATATTGAGAGCACCAAGGACGAGCTAGAGGACGAGCTGCAGGACGCTGACCTCCTGCACTCCGACTCCAAGACGGACTCGGAGGGCTCCGAGGGCTTTGAGGACTTGCCCGGCTCCGACGAGCGCTACCTCAAGGCGTCCGAGGGGGAACCGCATCACCTCCGCCACCACCACCTCCACCAGCATCatcaccatcaccaccaccacaagTGCGagctccccgccgcccccgcctcCGCTGGCCTGGAGCCCCTCAAGCCGCCCCTCCAGCCTCTGCCACACCACCTCTCTTCCCCGTCCTCCGCCTCCTCCTCCGCCGCCTCCTCCCCGACGGACGGCGCTTTGGCCGGCACCTTGCCGAAGCCCAAGATCTGGTCGTTGGCCGAGACGGCCACCAGCCCAGACAACCCCCGCAAGTCCCCCGGTGGCGGCTCCCCGCCGGCTGCCGCCCCGcagccgctgccgctgccgcccccgccgccccacAGACTCGTCTCCTCTTGCCCCCTGGGCAAGTTCCCCAACTGGACCAACCGCGCCTTCCCGgcccaccaccaccatcaccacccGGCCCCGCACCCGCTGGCCTTACTGAACACTCCCcacctgctggggctgggggccgcccccgccgccccctccgccgccgccgcctttaCGCGGCCCGCGGACCAGGCGCAGAGCACGGAGCCCGCCGGAGCAG atCGATCTAGTGCCTTGGAAGTAGAGAAAAAGTTAATaaagacagctttccagccagtGCAGAGGCG gcCTCAGAACCAGCTCGATGCCGCTATGGTTCTATCGGCGTTGTCATCATCATAG